AATTGATTTTAAGATATTTTAACTTTAAAAAACATTTTGGCTTTTTAACCCAAATTTTACAATCTGTTGCAAAATTTGTCCCTAAGGGACAGCCCGTTTTCAACGAGCTGGGTTAACCCCGCACCATTTAAAGAGTGTTCAACGATAATGTTTACACGATTTTCATCTGACGCTTATCTAAAGCACTTCATATTTCAGTACTTTTAAATGGTGCGGCACTCCGTGCAGATTTTTCTACTGAAAAATCTGGGTTCAGCTTAAAGACTTATGGTGGCAAAGCCAAGAAATGAAACCGCAGGGAGGAAAAATGAAAGTATTAATTGCAGCCATTTTCACGGTCAGTTTATTTTCCATCAGAGTAATCGCGCACCCGCCTCAAAATATTGACATAAAAGTATCGGGAGAAAAAATAGACGTTATAGTAACTCATAATGTCGCAAATCCTTCCAACCACTACATTGAACAAATTAAGGTTTCGCTTAATAATAAGCCTATTATAAAACAAAGCTACAACATTCAAGAGAATAAAGTTAATCAAATCGCAAATTACATAATCCCGGGGTTAAAAAAAGGCGATAAAATTGCTTTAGGAGCCGATTGCAGCAAGTTCGGAAAACTTGATAAAACGATAACCGTTGAATAATTCTAGTTTTCCTCTTCAAGTATTTCTCCGAGTTTAGGATGCTCGTTTTTATTTGAATATTTTTTAACGAGCTCCTTTTCCCTGTCTCGGTCCAGCTTCTTCACGGAAATATCAATTTTTCTTTCCTTTAGATCTGCCTTAATTACTTTTGCTTCAATGGTTTGGCCGACTTTGAAATGATCTCCAACCGATTCCTCTTTTTTTAATCCCGTTTCAGACTGCCTTAACAACGCGTCCAATTTAGGTTCAAGTTCAACAAATAGGCCGAATTCGGTTATTTTTTTAATCCTTCCTGTAACAATTTTGCCTATTTTATACTTTTGCAAAGGATCTTCGGTAAGATTTTTTATTGAAATTATGATCTTTTCAGTCTGCGGATTTATTTCCATAACCACAACATCAACAGTTTCTCCGACTTTCAACACATCCTTAGGATCATAGACTTTATCCCAGGAAATATCTGATACTTTTATTAATCCCTCAACGTTTTCATCCAGTTTTGCCTGAGCGCCGAAGGGCATTATTTTTGTTATCCTTGCTTTAACCTTTGTGCCGGGAGAATAACGGTTATAGGCTTCTTCCCAAGGATTAATTTTCATTCTTTTTATGGATAAAGCCATTTTTTCGTTCTTGGGATCAATGGAAATAATTTTTGCCTCAACTTCCTGGCCGACTGAAAACATTTTTTTATAATTTGTTCCGGTGTCGGCCCATGATATTTCAGATTCATGAATCAATCCCTCAAGGCCCGGCTCTATTTCAAGAAATATTCCGAAGCTGGTTACCGATTTCACTTTCCCTTTAACAATAAGGCCTTCGGGGTAACGCTCAACCGCAGTATCCCACGGCCTGGGAGAAAGGTGTTTCATCCCTAAAGACAATTTGCCGCCAGATTTATCAATTTTCAATATTTTTACGCTCACGGTTTGTCCGATTTTTAATATGTCTTCAACTTTTTTTACATGATGCCAGGCCAAATCGCTGATATGAACAAGGCCTTCAATGCCTCCGATATCAACAAAAGCTCCGAACTTTGCTATGGAACTAACTTTTCCTTCTATAATCTGGCCTTCAAAAAGTTTTGATA
This genomic interval from Elusimicrobiota bacterium contains the following:
- a CDS encoding 30S ribosomal protein S1, which gives rise to MDEKKDINNSKEHISEQEMKMSDIMGPEIRLEEGKILEAKIVGENSDGFLVDLGIKSEALILKSEFEPLDKISWPKPGDLIRVVVVQLRSDLGYPIVSYKKILSKETWEKIFAIVKTDSKIEGTVKRKIKGGFIVDIGVDAFLPLSQADIRPVRKPEEIIGKKFQFLITETNREKRNVVLSRRKLLEEENKKTKNEVLSKLFEGQIIEGKVSSIAKFGAFVDIGGIEGLVHISDLAWHHVKKVEDILKIGQTVSVKILKIDKSGGKLSLGMKHLSPRPWDTAVERYPEGLIVKGKVKSVTSFGIFLEIEPGLEGLIHESEISWADTGTNYKKMFSVGQEVEAKIISIDPKNEKMALSIKRMKINPWEEAYNRYSPGTKVKARITKIMPFGAQAKLDENVEGLIKVSDISWDKVYDPKDVLKVGETVDVVVMEINPQTEKIIISIKNLTEDPLQKYKIGKIVTGRIKKITEFGLFVELEPKLDALLRQSETGLKKEESVGDHFKVGQTIEAKVIKADLKERKIDISVKKLDRDREKELVKKYSNKNEHPKLGEILEEEN